ACGACTGGCATGTCAGGCCTCGCGCAGGTAGCGGAAGAAGAGGTACCCGTCGTCGCCGGCCAGGGCCGTGTGCAGAACGTACCCCCGCGTCCCGGTCGCGGTCGGCCCGGCGGTGATGCGGCCCGAGCCCGGACCGGCCAGGATCGGTGCCAGCGACAAGCACATCTCGTCGATCAGGTCCGCCTCGGTCAGAGCGCCCTGGAGGTGCGGGCCGCCCTCGGTGAGGATCTGCGGGAGACCGCGCTCGGCGAGCGTCTTGACGACCTCGTGCAGATCGACCCCGGCGTGCCCGCAGACCACCACGTCGGCGACCTCGGCCAGCGCCTCGCGTGCCGCGACCGGCGACGCGGGGTTGGTGAAGACGATCGGCCGCACCGGCGCCTCCGCCAGGAACGGGGCAGCGGGATCGAGATCGAGACGCGAGGACACGATCGCGAGCGTCGGGTTCTCCGCCAGGCCGTGCTCGACCCGCCAGGCCCGCCGCGCCGCGCCGAGCCGGAGCGCGTTGTAGCCCTCGATCCGGACCGTCCCGGCCCCGACCAGGACGACGTCGCTGAGCATCCGCAGCTTGCCGAAGGCCTCCTGGTCGGCCGGGCCGGACAGCGCCTTCGACTTCCCGTCGATCTCGACCGCGCCGTCCAGCGTGGTGACGAAGTTGCTGCGCAGGTGCGGCAGCGACCGGTCCTCGACCTGGTACGCCGCGATCA
The Kribbella italica DNA segment above includes these coding regions:
- a CDS encoding pyrimidine reductase family protein produces the protein MQRLSDLSEAEVIAAYQVEDRSLPHLRSNFVTTLDGAVEIDGKSKALSGPADQEAFGKLRMLSDVVLVGAGTVRIEGYNALRLGAARRAWRVEHGLAENPTLAIVSSRLDLDPAAPFLAEAPVRPIVFTNPASPVAAREALAEVADVVVCGHAGVDLHEVVKTLAERGLPQILTEGGPHLQGALTEADLIDEMCLSLAPILAGPGSGRITAGPTATGTRGYVLHTALAGDDGYLFFRYLREA